The Populus nigra chromosome 19, ddPopNigr1.1, whole genome shotgun sequence genome includes a window with the following:
- the LOC133679733 gene encoding protein VACUOLELESS GAMETOPHYTES-like, producing MKYSEIAHYSHPQHKLRFEYSEFPFKCDGCKEVGIGSRYKCTVCDFDLHMQCAIPSPAISHSFYTKCSFQFFSRPPGDKPRVCNACEREVTGFLYHCKDCGFDLHPCCAKLPMVLDDGEIKLYLYRKVSASCQKCGRKGRSWSYRSSCKKYNLHVACVKDMLVENWQGYLGEKSVRKFDTRIPSLKNTLLTHNKSNSKAKKGLEMAGLALQFVISAVLGDPTSLIAGVIGTMISKA from the coding sequence atgaaatacAGTGAGATAGCTCACTATAGCCACCCTCAACACAAGCTGAGATTTGAGTACTCAGAATTTCCATTCAAGTGTGATGGCTGCAAGGAAGTTGGGATTGGATCGCGTTACAAATGCACCGTGTGTGATTTTGATCTCCATATGCAATGTGCCATCCCCTCTCCCGCAATCTCCCACTCTTTCTACACCAAATGTTCCTTCCAATTCTTCTCGAGACCTCCTGGTGACAAGCCTCGCGTTTGTAACGCGTGCGAAAGGGAGGTCACGGGCTTCCTTTACCATTGCAAAGACTGTGGATTTGATCTTCATCCTTGTTGTGCAAAGTTACCTATGGTTCTTGACGATGGAGAAATTAAGCTATATCTGTACAGGAAGGTGAGTGCATCATGTCAAAAATGTGGACGTAAAGGCAGGAGTTGGAGTTATAGATCTTCATGCAAGAAATACAATTTGCATGTGGCCTGTGTTAAGGACATGCTCGTGGAGAATTGGCAAGGGTACTTAGGTGAAAAGAGTGTTAGGAAATTTGATACGAGGATTCCTAGCTTGAAAAATACACTCCTTACTCATAACAAGAGCAACAGTAAGGCCAAGAAAGGTTTGGAGATGGCTGGATTGGCCCTTCAGTTTGTTATATCGGCGGTGCTAGGCGACCCAACAAGTCTTATAGCAGGGGTGATTGGTACTATGATTTCAAAAGCTTGA
- the LOC133679279 gene encoding uncharacterized protein LOC133679279, giving the protein MGNTCSSCEPTSVVTANLIYEDGKLEEFSSSIRVSQILQRNPTCFVCKADDMDFDEYVSAINQNEYLQLGHLYFVLPSSWLNNPLRTEQMAALAVKASLALKMGNGGGDCCWCGIKKLDPVIEWTSKSTSDETSPTVATGTHHEGGGFAVKRRGRAGGGERKSTTKLSAILEE; this is encoded by the coding sequence ATGGGCAATACTTGCAGTTCATGTGAGCCCACCTCAGTGGTCACAGCAAACCTGATCTATGAAGATGGCAAACTCGAAGAATTTTCATCCTCAATTAGGGTTTCACAGATACTACAAAGAAACCCTACTTGTTTTGTATGCAAAGCAGATGATATGGACTTCGATGAATATGTTTCAGCCATCAATCAAAATGAATATCTTCAGTTAGGTCATCTTTACTTTGTGTTGCCATCAAGTTGGTTAAACAATCCTCTTAGAACTGAACAGATGGCTGCCTTGGCGGTGAAGGCAAGTTTGGCTCTAAAGATGGGTAATGGGGGTGGAGATTGTTGCTGGTGTGGGATAAAGAAGTTGGATCCTGTGATCGAGTGGACCAGCAAGAGCACTAGTGATGAGACTAGTCCGACAGTAGCGACAGGCACGCACCATGAGGGTGGAGGATTTGCTGTGAAAAGAAGAGGGAGGGCTGGTGGCGGAGAAAGGAAATCAACAACAAAACTGAGTGCTATCTTGGAGGAATAA
- the LOC133680188 gene encoding uncharacterized protein LOC133680188 has protein sequence MGNCASPQYTNKVGGGGGLNWPSTAKIIHVDGRLQEFRQPIKASHILSLNPKSFLCSSESMYIDCHLPQVPDDEELQLGQLYFLVPLSKSNVPLSLQELCALASKASASLAQSDNMGFTPNKTILPYSDRSDPKILATDEWCCKIPVALTQSANWLPKSQN, from the coding sequence ATGGGCAATTGTGCATCACCTCAATACACAAACAaggttggtggtggtggtggtctaAACTGGCCATCCACAGCCAAAATCATTCACGTAGATGGAAGGCTACAAGAATTCAGGCAACCAATCAAAGCCAGCCATATACTCTCCCTGAACCCCAAAAGCTTTCTCTGCAGTTCAGAATCCATGTACATTGATTGTCACCTACCTCAAGTGCCAGATGACGAGGAACTACAATTGGGTCAACTTTATTTCCTCGTGCCACTATCCAAGTCAAATGTCCCGTTATCCTTACAAGAATTATGTGCACTTGCTAGCAAAGCTAGTGCTTCTCTTGCTCAGTCGGACAACATGGGTTTTACGCCGAACAAAACAATATTGCCGTATTCGGATAGAAGTGACCCAAAAATCCTGGCCACTGATGAATGGTGTTGTAAGATTCCGGTTGCATTGACCCAATCCGCGAATTGGTTACCAAAATCACAGAATTAA
- the LOC133680392 gene encoding hemoglobin-2, whose amino-acid sequence MSTSEFKGFTEEQEALVVKSWSAMKKNASELGLKFFLKIFEIAPSAQKLFPFLRDSSVPVEQNPKLKPHAMSVFIMTCESAVQLRKAGKVTVRESSLKKLGAVHFKNGVVDEHYEVTKFALLETIKEAVPEMWSPEMKKAWGEAYDQLVAAIKTEMKPPS is encoded by the exons ATGAGTACCTCGGAGTTCAAGGGTTTCACAGAAGAACAAGAAGCTCTTGTTGTGAAGTCATGGAGTGCAATGAAGAAGAATGCTTCAGAATTGGGTCTTAAATTCTTCTTGAA GATATTTGAAATTGCTCCATCAGCACAGAAATTGTTCCCGTTCTTGAGAGACTCAAGCGTTCCTGTCGAGCAGAATCCAAAACTCAAGCCCCATGCCATGTCTGTCTTTATCATG ACTTGTGAATCAGCTGTGCAGCTAAGGAAAGCTGGGAAAGTAACAGTAAGAGAGTCCAGCTTGAAAAAATTAGGAGCTGTCCACTTCAAAAATGGTGTAGTTGATGAACATTATGAG GTAACAAAGTTTGCCTTATTGGAGACAATTAAGGAAGCTGTACCTGAAATGTGGTCACCAGAAATGAAGAAAGCATGGGGAGAAGCTTATGATCAGCTAGTCGCTGCTATCAAGACAGAAATGAAGCCCCCTTCCTAG
- the LOC133680391 gene encoding plastid division protein PDV2-like: MEDEGIEAVLAKATDLRFKISNCIHKATTNNISNNLKNQSFEEEKQESDGLEGKGEKRKSPKNSEFLDGVLLSEAEEGDDDETERLLRIRDALESLENQLSNLQALQQQQRYEKEVALGEIEHSRKILLDKLKEYKGEDLEVIKEASAFAGETVEHNNDLLLPPYPSRLPQSLILNNRHLSHLHSTHKSNGIITGEAKRYQDESESNQVQTASNSRKGLGHIISAAAKTVITLVGVISMLSLAGFGPGIGKKNVPLKVLGLCRQPAADERKQIVQCPPGRILVQEDGEVRCVVKERVAVPFNSVAGKPDVNYGSG, from the exons atggaagATGAGGGAATTGAAGCAGTGTTGGCTAAAGCTACAGACTTGAGATTCAAAATCAGTAATTGCATCCATAAAGCAACCACCAACAACATTTCCAACAACCTAAAGAATCAATCTTTTGAAGAAGAGAAGCAAGAGAGTGACGGTCTTGAAGGgaaaggagagaagagaaagagtcCTAAGAATTCGGAGTTTCTTGATGGGGTTTTATTGAGTGAAGCAGAGGAAGGAGATGATGATGAGACTGAGAGGCTTTTGCGTATCCGTGATGCTCTCGAGTCCCTTGAGAACCAGCTCTCTAACTTGCag GCTTTGCAGCAGCAGCAACGTTATGAAAAAGAAGTAGCCCTTGGTGAGATTGAACATAGCCGCAAGATATTACTGGATAAGCTTAAGGAGTACAAAGGGGAAGACTTGGAAGTAATAAAGGAAGCCTCTGCATTTGCTGGGGAAACTGTGGAGCATAACAATGATCTCTTGCTTCCTCCATATCCTAGCCGCCTTCCACAGTCCTTGATTTTAAACAATCGCCATCTTTCCCACCTTCATTCCACACACAAGTCCAATGGGATAATAACTGGTGAAGCAAAGAGGTATCAGGATGAGTCAGAAAGCAATCAGGTGCAAACTGCATCCAACTCAAGAAAAGGGTTGGGACACATCATCAGTGCAGCAGCCAAGACTGTGATTACCCTTGTTGGTGTAATATCAATGTTAAGCTTGGCTGGTTTTGGACCTGGCATTGGAAAGAAAAATGTTCCTCTCAAGGTTTTAGGCTTGTGTCGGCAACCAGCAGCTGATGAGAGGAAACAAATTGTTCAATGCCCACCTGGGAGAATCCTGGTACAGGAAGATGGGGAAGTTCGGTGCGTCGTGAAAGAAAGGGTGGCAGTTCCTTTTAATTCAGTGGCTGGAAAGCCTGATGTAAATTATGGGAGTGGATAG
- the LOC133679514 gene encoding uncharacterized protein LOC133679514 isoform X3 translates to MGQLEDCVEVKKRQFPNTEVQNSLKQEILDLQDRLQDQVLVRRALEKALSSRSFSHDIMTDKSIPKPAKDLMKEIAVLELEVVYMERYLLSLYRKTFDQQASSLSTKDEREDERFKMSSDAHRGMFPAVPRNDIVSVKDNSTDNASHLTSLTKECNGTWGLEKLLDSSIHRCHSSISQRSIGTSPPTRSIVRAIDSYHSLPLSMLEQAWNDTSNATSLADHLGTSIRYGVVETPNWLSEEMIRRISAIYCELADPPLINPDYASSRISVSSSPNEFPSQGHGDIWSPQYGNFSSFNSSIDNPFHIGASKEFSGPYCSMAKVQHICRDSQKLRDIQHKLQDFRSLVSQLEGVNPRKMKHEEKLAFWINVHNALVMHAYLVYGIPQNNMKRMSLILKAAYNVGGHTVNVDMIQSYILGCRLLRPGQWLWQLFSSKTKFKVGDGRKAYSIDHPEPRLYFALCAGSYSDPAVRVYTPKRVFEDLEAAKEEYIQSAFIVHKEKKLHIPKIVESFAKDLELCPAGLMEMIEHLLPHCLRKRIQECRHRKFGKNIEWIPHNFAFRYLLSKELA, encoded by the exons ATGGGACAGCTTGAGGACTGTGTTGAAGTCAAGAAGAGGCAATTTCCTAACACAGAGGTTCAAAATTCATTAAAGCAGGAG ATTTTAGATCTTCAAGACCGATTGCAGGACCAGGTTTTGGTGCGCCGTGCCTTGGAGAAGGCATTAAGTAGTAGGTCTTTTTCCCATGATATCATGACTGATAAGTCAATCCCCAAG CCCGCTAAGGATCTGATGAAGGAAATTGCAGTATTGGAACTGGAAGTAGTGTATATGGAACGATATCTTCTCTCACTGTATAGAAAAACATTTGACCAACAAGCATCATCTCTGTCAACCAAGGATGAAAGGGAGGATGAGAGGTTCAAAATGAGTTCAGACGCACATAGAGGAATGTTTCCAGCAGTTCCTAGAAATGATATCGTGTCAGTTAAGGACAATTCCACTGATAATGCAAGTCATCTTACTTCACTAACCAAGGAATGCAATGGCACTTGGGGACTGGAAAAACTGTTAGATTCCAGCATTCATCGATGTCATTCCTCAATATCTCAGCGGTCTATTGGAACTTCTCCTCCAACGCGATCTATAGTCAGAGCCATAGACTCATACCATTCTCTCCCACTGTCAATGCTGGAG CAAGCTTGGAATGATACTTCAAATGCAACCAGTCTAGCAGATCATCTTGGAACCTCTATTCGCTATGGTGTAGTAGAGACGCCGAACTGGCTTTCTGAGGAGATGATCAGGAGGATCTCAGCCATATATTGTGAACTTGCAGACCCACCTTTGATCAATCCTGATTATGCTTCCTCACGTATTTCAGTCTCTTCATCACCCAACGAGTTTCCATCACAAGGCCATGGTGACATATGGAGCCCCCAGTACGGGAACTTTTCAtccttcaactcatcaattgaCAATCCTTTCCACATTGGAGCCTCCAAGGAATTCAGTGGACCATACTGCTCAATGGCCAAGGTCCAACACATTTGTAGAGATAGTCAAAAGCTGAGAGATATTCAACATAAGCTGCAAGATTTTAG GTCACTTGTCTCTCAGCTAGAAGGGGTTAATCCTAGGAAGATGAAACACGAGGAAAAACTAGCGTTTTGGATCAATGTGCACAATGCACTTGTGATGCAT GCATATTTAGTATACGGCATTccacaaaataatatgaaaaggaTGTCCTTAATACTCAAG GCAGCATACAATGTTGGGGGTCATACAGTTAATGTAGACATGATACAGAGTTATATTCTGGGATGTCGGCTTCTCCGTCCAGGACAG TGGCTGTGGCAGCTATTTTCTTCCAAGACAAAATTCAAGGTTGGAGATGGAAGGAAAGCTTATTCTATTGATCATCCTGAACCTCGCTTGTATTTTGCACTTTGTGCAGGAAGCTATTCTGATCCTGCG GTTCGAGTATATACTCCTAAGCGAGTGTTTGAGGATCTGGAGGCTGCAAAGGAAGAATACATCCAATCAGCATTCATTgtacataaagaaaagaaactccATATACCAAAGATTGTGGAGTCTTTTGCCAAGGATTTGGAACTTTGCCCTGCCGGTTTGATGGAAATGATAGAGCATTTACTGCCTCATTGTTTGCGGAAAAGAATTCAGGAGTGTCGGCACAGAAAATTTGGCAAGAACATCGAGTGGATTCCTCACAACTTCGCGTTTCGCTATCTGCTTTCCAAGGAATTAGCCTAG
- the LOC133679514 gene encoding uncharacterized protein LOC133679514 isoform X1: MHVVKCRAGSTFKQFKSMEVRVSRHKHSKSDPCQRKFDVAKQEPNSIFEDFCHLKSKKMGQLEDCVEVKKRQFPNTEVQNSLKQEILDLQDRLQDQVLVRRALEKALSSRSFSHDIMTDKSIPKPAKDLMKEIAVLELEVVYMERYLLSLYRKTFDQQASSLSTKDEREDERFKMSSDAHRGMFPAVPRNDIVSVKDNSTDNASHLTSLTKECNGTWGLEKLLDSSIHRCHSSISQRSIGTSPPTRSIVRAIDSYHSLPLSMLEQAWNDTSNATSLADHLGTSIRYGVVETPNWLSEEMIRRISAIYCELADPPLINPDYASSRISVSSSPNEFPSQGHGDIWSPQYGNFSSFNSSIDNPFHIGASKEFSGPYCSMAKVQHICRDSQKLRDIQHKLQDFRSLVSQLEGVNPRKMKHEEKLAFWINVHNALVMHAYLVYGIPQNNMKRMSLILKAAYNVGGHTVNVDMIQSYILGCRLLRPGQWLWQLFSSKTKFKVGDGRKAYSIDHPEPRLYFALCAGSYSDPAVRVYTPKRVFEDLEAAKEEYIQSAFIVHKEKKLHIPKIVESFAKDLELCPAGLMEMIEHLLPHCLRKRIQECRHRKFGKNIEWIPHNFAFRYLLSKELA, from the exons ATGCATGTAGTGAAGTGTCGGGCTGGTTCAACTTTTAAACAGTTCAAGTCCATGGAGGTAAGAGTTTCAAGGCACAAGCATTCTAAAAG TGATCCATGTCAAAGAAAATTTGATGTTGCTAAACAAGAACCAAACAGCATCTTTGAAGATTTTTGTCACCTTAAATCG AAGAAAATGGGACAGCTTGAGGACTGTGTTGAAGTCAAGAAGAGGCAATTTCCTAACACAGAGGTTCAAAATTCATTAAAGCAGGAG ATTTTAGATCTTCAAGACCGATTGCAGGACCAGGTTTTGGTGCGCCGTGCCTTGGAGAAGGCATTAAGTAGTAGGTCTTTTTCCCATGATATCATGACTGATAAGTCAATCCCCAAG CCCGCTAAGGATCTGATGAAGGAAATTGCAGTATTGGAACTGGAAGTAGTGTATATGGAACGATATCTTCTCTCACTGTATAGAAAAACATTTGACCAACAAGCATCATCTCTGTCAACCAAGGATGAAAGGGAGGATGAGAGGTTCAAAATGAGTTCAGACGCACATAGAGGAATGTTTCCAGCAGTTCCTAGAAATGATATCGTGTCAGTTAAGGACAATTCCACTGATAATGCAAGTCATCTTACTTCACTAACCAAGGAATGCAATGGCACTTGGGGACTGGAAAAACTGTTAGATTCCAGCATTCATCGATGTCATTCCTCAATATCTCAGCGGTCTATTGGAACTTCTCCTCCAACGCGATCTATAGTCAGAGCCATAGACTCATACCATTCTCTCCCACTGTCAATGCTGGAG CAAGCTTGGAATGATACTTCAAATGCAACCAGTCTAGCAGATCATCTTGGAACCTCTATTCGCTATGGTGTAGTAGAGACGCCGAACTGGCTTTCTGAGGAGATGATCAGGAGGATCTCAGCCATATATTGTGAACTTGCAGACCCACCTTTGATCAATCCTGATTATGCTTCCTCACGTATTTCAGTCTCTTCATCACCCAACGAGTTTCCATCACAAGGCCATGGTGACATATGGAGCCCCCAGTACGGGAACTTTTCAtccttcaactcatcaattgaCAATCCTTTCCACATTGGAGCCTCCAAGGAATTCAGTGGACCATACTGCTCAATGGCCAAGGTCCAACACATTTGTAGAGATAGTCAAAAGCTGAGAGATATTCAACATAAGCTGCAAGATTTTAG GTCACTTGTCTCTCAGCTAGAAGGGGTTAATCCTAGGAAGATGAAACACGAGGAAAAACTAGCGTTTTGGATCAATGTGCACAATGCACTTGTGATGCAT GCATATTTAGTATACGGCATTccacaaaataatatgaaaaggaTGTCCTTAATACTCAAG GCAGCATACAATGTTGGGGGTCATACAGTTAATGTAGACATGATACAGAGTTATATTCTGGGATGTCGGCTTCTCCGTCCAGGACAG TGGCTGTGGCAGCTATTTTCTTCCAAGACAAAATTCAAGGTTGGAGATGGAAGGAAAGCTTATTCTATTGATCATCCTGAACCTCGCTTGTATTTTGCACTTTGTGCAGGAAGCTATTCTGATCCTGCG GTTCGAGTATATACTCCTAAGCGAGTGTTTGAGGATCTGGAGGCTGCAAAGGAAGAATACATCCAATCAGCATTCATTgtacataaagaaaagaaactccATATACCAAAGATTGTGGAGTCTTTTGCCAAGGATTTGGAACTTTGCCCTGCCGGTTTGATGGAAATGATAGAGCATTTACTGCCTCATTGTTTGCGGAAAAGAATTCAGGAGTGTCGGCACAGAAAATTTGGCAAGAACATCGAGTGGATTCCTCACAACTTCGCGTTTCGCTATCTGCTTTCCAAGGAATTAGCCTAG
- the LOC133679514 gene encoding uncharacterized protein LOC133679514 isoform X2, translating to MDHVLGDPCQRKFDVAKQEPNSIFEDFCHLKSKKMGQLEDCVEVKKRQFPNTEVQNSLKQEILDLQDRLQDQVLVRRALEKALSSRSFSHDIMTDKSIPKPAKDLMKEIAVLELEVVYMERYLLSLYRKTFDQQASSLSTKDEREDERFKMSSDAHRGMFPAVPRNDIVSVKDNSTDNASHLTSLTKECNGTWGLEKLLDSSIHRCHSSISQRSIGTSPPTRSIVRAIDSYHSLPLSMLEQAWNDTSNATSLADHLGTSIRYGVVETPNWLSEEMIRRISAIYCELADPPLINPDYASSRISVSSSPNEFPSQGHGDIWSPQYGNFSSFNSSIDNPFHIGASKEFSGPYCSMAKVQHICRDSQKLRDIQHKLQDFRSLVSQLEGVNPRKMKHEEKLAFWINVHNALVMHAYLVYGIPQNNMKRMSLILKAAYNVGGHTVNVDMIQSYILGCRLLRPGQWLWQLFSSKTKFKVGDGRKAYSIDHPEPRLYFALCAGSYSDPAVRVYTPKRVFEDLEAAKEEYIQSAFIVHKEKKLHIPKIVESFAKDLELCPAGLMEMIEHLLPHCLRKRIQECRHRKFGKNIEWIPHNFAFRYLLSKELA from the exons ATGGACCATGTTTTAGG TGATCCATGTCAAAGAAAATTTGATGTTGCTAAACAAGAACCAAACAGCATCTTTGAAGATTTTTGTCACCTTAAATCG AAGAAAATGGGACAGCTTGAGGACTGTGTTGAAGTCAAGAAGAGGCAATTTCCTAACACAGAGGTTCAAAATTCATTAAAGCAGGAG ATTTTAGATCTTCAAGACCGATTGCAGGACCAGGTTTTGGTGCGCCGTGCCTTGGAGAAGGCATTAAGTAGTAGGTCTTTTTCCCATGATATCATGACTGATAAGTCAATCCCCAAG CCCGCTAAGGATCTGATGAAGGAAATTGCAGTATTGGAACTGGAAGTAGTGTATATGGAACGATATCTTCTCTCACTGTATAGAAAAACATTTGACCAACAAGCATCATCTCTGTCAACCAAGGATGAAAGGGAGGATGAGAGGTTCAAAATGAGTTCAGACGCACATAGAGGAATGTTTCCAGCAGTTCCTAGAAATGATATCGTGTCAGTTAAGGACAATTCCACTGATAATGCAAGTCATCTTACTTCACTAACCAAGGAATGCAATGGCACTTGGGGACTGGAAAAACTGTTAGATTCCAGCATTCATCGATGTCATTCCTCAATATCTCAGCGGTCTATTGGAACTTCTCCTCCAACGCGATCTATAGTCAGAGCCATAGACTCATACCATTCTCTCCCACTGTCAATGCTGGAG CAAGCTTGGAATGATACTTCAAATGCAACCAGTCTAGCAGATCATCTTGGAACCTCTATTCGCTATGGTGTAGTAGAGACGCCGAACTGGCTTTCTGAGGAGATGATCAGGAGGATCTCAGCCATATATTGTGAACTTGCAGACCCACCTTTGATCAATCCTGATTATGCTTCCTCACGTATTTCAGTCTCTTCATCACCCAACGAGTTTCCATCACAAGGCCATGGTGACATATGGAGCCCCCAGTACGGGAACTTTTCAtccttcaactcatcaattgaCAATCCTTTCCACATTGGAGCCTCCAAGGAATTCAGTGGACCATACTGCTCAATGGCCAAGGTCCAACACATTTGTAGAGATAGTCAAAAGCTGAGAGATATTCAACATAAGCTGCAAGATTTTAG GTCACTTGTCTCTCAGCTAGAAGGGGTTAATCCTAGGAAGATGAAACACGAGGAAAAACTAGCGTTTTGGATCAATGTGCACAATGCACTTGTGATGCAT GCATATTTAGTATACGGCATTccacaaaataatatgaaaaggaTGTCCTTAATACTCAAG GCAGCATACAATGTTGGGGGTCATACAGTTAATGTAGACATGATACAGAGTTATATTCTGGGATGTCGGCTTCTCCGTCCAGGACAG TGGCTGTGGCAGCTATTTTCTTCCAAGACAAAATTCAAGGTTGGAGATGGAAGGAAAGCTTATTCTATTGATCATCCTGAACCTCGCTTGTATTTTGCACTTTGTGCAGGAAGCTATTCTGATCCTGCG GTTCGAGTATATACTCCTAAGCGAGTGTTTGAGGATCTGGAGGCTGCAAAGGAAGAATACATCCAATCAGCATTCATTgtacataaagaaaagaaactccATATACCAAAGATTGTGGAGTCTTTTGCCAAGGATTTGGAACTTTGCCCTGCCGGTTTGATGGAAATGATAGAGCATTTACTGCCTCATTGTTTGCGGAAAAGAATTCAGGAGTGTCGGCACAGAAAATTTGGCAAGAACATCGAGTGGATTCCTCACAACTTCGCGTTTCGCTATCTGCTTTCCAAGGAATTAGCCTAG